A part of Brassica rapa cultivar Chiifu-401-42 chromosome A05, CAAS_Brap_v3.01, whole genome shotgun sequence genomic DNA contains:
- the LOC103867373 gene encoding EID1-like F-box protein 3, translating to MIFSRRVDSPSVPMMNSSRPLRFKQPSRLPSFGETGIENEQVLTLVFESISWDIHTICAVASVSRRFCAIARRVLWRSLCVHRAPGMAAALSGSDPSGRIDGGWQALAKLMFFCGGGESTRSPGHFASESRFSKTSGRFFLPKNCRGDLLYVSDPCEHEAVGGGGDEHLGVFRGVFREFMRSKTRQCLVRRQAELEEKVRCPYCGGRVWSMKAARLVPKSAARRLGSRDGGLEFYVCVNGHLHGTCWLIPLSSDEEERDFDGEEDDDSDEFLRR from the coding sequence atgATTTTTTCTAGAAGGGTAGATTCTCCGTCAGTCCCAATGATGAACTCGTCTCGACCGCTCCGATTCAAGCAACCGAGTCGGTTACCGAGTTTCGGTGAAACGGGGATAGAGAACGAGCAGGTGTTGACTCTCGTCTTCGAGTCAATCAGCTGGGACATCCACACGATCTGCGCCGTCGCCTCCGTGAGCCGTAGGTTCTGCGCGATCGCGAGACGCGTTCTGTGGCGTTCGCTCTGCGTTCACCGCGCGCCGGGGATGGCGGCGGCATTGTCCGGATCAGATCCGAGCGGGAGAATCGACGGGGGATGGCAGGCGTTGGCGAAGCTCATGTTCTTCTGCGGCGGCGGCGAGTCGACTCGGTCGCCGGGTCACTTCGCGTCCGAGTCGAGATTCTCCAAGACCTCCGGGAGGTTTTTTCTGCCGAAGAATTGCCGGGGAGATCTCTTGTACGTGAGCGATCCGTGCGAGCACGAGGCGGTGGGTGGTGGCGGAGACGAGCATTTGGGGGTTTTCAGAGGGGTATTTAGGGAATTTATGAGGTCGAAGACGAGGCAGTGTCTCGTGAGGAGACAGGCGGAGTTGGAGGAGAAGGTTAGGTGTCCGTATTGCGGAGGGCGCGTGTGGAGCATGAAGGCGGCGCGTTTAGTTCCTAAGAGCGCGGCGAGGCGGTTGGGGTCGCGGGACGGTGGGTTAGAGTTTTACGTTTGCGTTAACGGGCATTTGCACGGTACTTGCTGGCTGATTCCACTCTCGTCGGACGAAGAAGAGAGGGATTTTGAcggtgaagaagatgatgatagTGATGAATTTTTACGGCGGTGA
- the LOC103867374 gene encoding MND1-interacting protein 1 yields the protein MGCTVRSKHVRPNRKTRSTKPQFDPSCLLDKTALSTLLDSNPSGNFEDNGYGYCTEEQLEDLLLKHLEHIYNEAVSKLVSLGYDDDVALRAVLSNGYCYGGTDVLNNILDNSLAHLKGSSNGEEDEDGSEPVFADLRQLVEYSLAGMVYLLKQVKPNLSRGDAMCCLLMSELHVGKASTIDIPTSGKVDADDGAREIDCPKRFNLTPSMKCLLRENVAAFAAGYRASKKCEQPPQESVSSVLEKFQDLNLDDDSAPEKGKDDALIGLLRQVQDLKRQVEERREWAQKKAMQAAQKVSDELSELQSLRSVRDENLRLKKGKQSGDDSTVKRISEMESDLRKVSSHVDKAGMIARRLENENAVIRAEIEASKLSESESLTACIEATKKEKKRLKRLVAWEKQKKKLQEEIDGEKEKIKALERGLAQIKQEEKEYEEKWREEQEAKEQALAQVEEEQRSKEATEVRNKRNVESLRLKIEIDFQRHKDDLQRLEQELSRLNKDSSTDASLQSNNISQTKGEVVFKLLEELERLDGLYEKEESYDRECLICMKDEVSVVFLPCAHQVVCASCSESFMGGDKATCPCCRASVQQRIRVFGATS from the exons ATGGGTTGTACTGTGAGGTCGAAGCACGTCAGACCGAACCGGAAGACCCGATCCACGAAACCCCAATTCGATCCGTCTTGTCTCCTCGACAAGACAGCTCTATCAACTCTCCTTGATTCCAACCCTAGTGGCAACTTCGAGGACAATGGTTACGGTTACTGCACCGAGGAGCAGCTAGAGGATCTACTCCTGAAACATCTGGAGCATATATACAACGAAGCTGTCTCAAAGCTTGTGTCTTTGGGCTACGATGATGACGTGGCGTTGAGAGCTGTTCTGAGTAATGGGTACTGTTACGGTGGGACGGATGTGTTGAACAACATTCTGGATAACTCATTGGCTCATCTGAAAGGTAGTAGTAATGGGGAGGAGGATGAGGATGGATCAGAGCCTGTGTTCGCTGATCTGAGACAGTTGGTTGAGTACTCGCTTGCTGGTATGGTTTATCTGTTGAAACAAGTTAAGCCGAATCTGAGTAGAGGCGATGCGATGTGTTGTTTGCTTATGAGTGAGCTTCATGTCGGTAAGGCGAGTACGATTGATATACCAACCTCTGGAAAGGTGGATGCTGATGATGGTGCTAGAGAGATTGATTGTCCTAAAAGGTTTAATCTAACGCCGTCGATGAAGTGTTTGCTGAGAGAGAATGTTGCTGCGTTTGCCGCTGGTTATCGTGCTAGTAAGAAGTGTGAGCAGCCGCCACAAGAGAGTGTTAGTTCAGTGCTGGAGAAGTTCCAGGATCTGAATCTCGATGATGACAGCGCGCCTGAGAAGGGAAAGGATGATGCCTTGATAGGATTGCTGCGTCAGGTTCAGGATCTGAAAAGGCAAGTGGAAGAGAGGAGAGAGTGGGCTCAGAAGAAGGCGATGCAAGCTGCGCAGAAGGTGAGCGATGAACTCTCCGAGCTTCAGTCGTTGAGGAGTGTGAGAGATGAGAACTTACGGTTGAAGAAAGGGAAACAAAGTGGGGATGACTCGACGGTGAAAAGGATATCAGAGATGGAGAGTGATCTTAGAAAAGTGAGCAGTCATGTCGACAAGGCTGGTATGATAGCGAGGAGGCTTGAGAACGAGAATGCAGTGATCCGGGCTGAGATCGAAGCTTCCAAGCTGAGTGAATCAGAGTCGCTGACGGCTTGCATAGAGGCaacgaagaaggagaagaaacgGTTGAAGAGACTTGTAGCGTGggagaagcagaagaagaagttgCAAGAGGAGATTGATGGTGAGAAAGAAAAGATCAAGGCGCTCGAGAGGGGTTTAGCACAGATCAAACAGGAGGAAAAAGAATATGAG gAGAAATGGAGGGAGGAGCAGGAAGCAAAGGAGCAGGCGTTGGCTCAAGTGGAAGAAGAACAACGGTCCAAGGAAGCAACTGAAGTTAGAAACAAGAGAAATGTTGAAAGCTTGCGGTTAAAGATTGAAATAGACTTTCAGAGACACAAAGACGATCTCCAGAGACTTGAACAAGAGCTCTCTCGGCTCAACAAGGACTCTTCAACTGACGCAAGCCTCCAGTCAAATAACATCTCCCAGACAAAGGGAGAAGTGGTGTTTAAACTGCTTGAAGAGCTGGAGAGGCTTGATGGGTTgtatgagaaagaagaaagtTATGACCGGGAATGTTTAATCTGTATGAAAGATGAGGTTTCGGTTGTGTTTCTCCCTTGTGCTCACCAAGTTGTTTGCGCGAGCTGCAGCGAGAGCTTTATGGGTGGTGACAAAGCGACCTGTCCTTGTTGCAGAGCTTCGGTTCAGCAGAGAATCCGTGTCTTTGGAGCGACTTCGTAg
- the LOC103867375 gene encoding late embryogenesis abundant protein 18: MHSAKEKISDIASTAKEKLNIGGAKAQGHAEKTMARTSEEKKMAHEREKSKEAQAKAELHESKAEHAADAQVHRHHLPGHTAYPSRTTGAAHYPPGQI, from the coding sequence atgcatTCAGCGAAGGAAAAGATCAGCGACATTGCCAGCACGGCCAAGGAGAAGCTCAACATCGGTGGAGCAAAGGCACAAGGCCATGCGGAGAAGACTATGGCTAGGACttcagaagagaagaagatggctCACGAGCGAGAGAAGTCTAAGGAGGCGCAGGCCAAGGCCGAGCTCCACGAGTCTAAGGCTGAGCATGCGGCGGACGCTCAGGTTCACCGCCACCACCTTCCTGGACACACCGCCTACCCTAGCCGAACCACGGGAGCTGCTCATTACCCACCGGGACAGATCTAA